A region from the Cyanobacterium sp. T60_A2020_053 genome encodes:
- a CDS encoding DUF29 domain-containing protein: MVAELIKNQANLYDTDYNLWILETVNKLEIRDFNSVDWENLIEEVLSLSRSDKRKLESLLIRLIEHLLKLGYWETEKERNKSHWKGKIRNFRLQIKRVLQDSPSLKPYIRDIFSECYQNSRNIVSDKSQLPLNTFPENPIADLEQILDENWLP; this comes from the coding sequence ATGGTAGCCGAATTAATCAAAAACCAAGCTAATTTATACGATACTGACTATAATCTCTGGATATTAGAAACTGTTAATAAACTAGAAATTCGTGATTTCAACTCCGTTGATTGGGAAAATTTAATTGAGGAGGTATTAAGTTTGAGCCGAAGTGACAAAAGAAAACTAGAAAGTTTATTAATAAGATTGATCGAACATCTCTTAAAATTAGGCTATTGGGAAACAGAAAAAGAGAGAAATAAAAGTCATTGGAAAGGGAAAATTCGTAATTTTCGTCTTCAAATTAAACGTGTATTACAAGATAGTCCTAGCTTAAAGCCTTACATTAGAGATATATTTAGCGAATGCTACCAAAATAGTCGCAATATTGTTAGTGATAAATCTCAACTTCCCCTCAACACTTTCCCAGAAAACCCTATTGCTGATTTAGAACAAATTTTAGATGAAAACTGGCTTCCTTAA
- a CDS encoding NAD(P)/FAD-dependent oxidoreductase: MNSTTNQVPHVVIVGGGFAGLYTAKELGKAPVKITLVDKRNFHLFQPLLYQVATGILSPSEICSPLRLVVGRNKNTRVVLDEVVNLDPENKQVVMREGVLSYDKLIIGTGVSHHYFGNDHWENEAPGLKSIENALDIRRKIFLAFEEAEKVSSPQEKQEWLTFAIVGGGPTGVELAGAIAELAHKIIKDDFQDIDTTKTKILLIEGLDRVLPPYAPDLSQKAQKSLEELGVTVLTKRMVTNIENNILTIRHGEEVEEIKARTILWAAGVKASSLSKVIAEKTGAETDRAGRIMVEPNLSLTNYPDIYVVGDLAHFAHQEGKPLPGIAPVAMAQGQYMATSIKNEVKGKPVKPFRYVDKGSLAVIGDNHAVVDLGFIKLSGTLAWLVWVFAHIYYLIEFDNKLTVMLQWGWNYLTRGRGARLITGEITENDLMNKSFSNPHYPIGKKLNK, encoded by the coding sequence GGATAAAAGAAATTTTCATTTATTCCAACCCCTTTTATATCAAGTGGCCACAGGAATTTTATCCCCGTCAGAAATTTGCTCCCCGTTACGTTTAGTGGTGGGTAGGAATAAAAATACCCGTGTGGTATTAGATGAGGTGGTTAATTTAGACCCTGAAAATAAGCAAGTAGTCATGCGCGAAGGGGTTTTGAGTTATGATAAGTTAATTATTGGCACGGGAGTTAGTCATCATTATTTCGGGAATGATCATTGGGAAAATGAAGCTCCGGGTTTAAAAAGTATTGAAAATGCTTTAGATATTCGCCGTAAAATTTTTCTTGCTTTTGAAGAAGCTGAGAAAGTCTCTTCTCCTCAAGAAAAGCAAGAGTGGTTAACTTTTGCGATTGTGGGCGGTGGCCCTACGGGAGTTGAGTTGGCGGGCGCTATTGCAGAACTTGCCCATAAAATTATTAAAGATGATTTTCAAGACATTGACACCACTAAGACAAAAATCTTGTTAATTGAGGGTTTAGATCGAGTTTTACCGCCCTATGCGCCCGATTTATCCCAAAAAGCCCAAAAATCATTGGAGGAGTTGGGAGTAACGGTGTTAACTAAGCGTATGGTGACGAATATTGAGAATAATATTTTAACGATTCGTCATGGGGAAGAAGTGGAAGAAATTAAAGCGCGCACCATCTTATGGGCAGCCGGGGTGAAGGCTTCTAGTTTATCCAAGGTGATTGCTGAGAAGACGGGCGCTGAAACGGATCGAGCTGGTAGAATTATGGTTGAGCCTAATTTAAGTTTGACGAATTATCCTGATATTTATGTGGTGGGGGATTTAGCGCACTTCGCCCATCAAGAAGGCAAACCTTTACCCGGTATAGCGCCCGTCGCCATGGCACAAGGGCAATATATGGCAACATCTATCAAAAATGAAGTAAAAGGTAAACCGGTTAAGCCTTTCCGCTATGTGGATAAGGGTAGTTTAGCGGTGATTGGGGATAATCATGCGGTGGTTGATCTTGGTTTTATTAAATTATCTGGTACTTTAGCTTGGTTGGTGTGGGTGTTTGCACACATTTACTACCTAATTGAGTTTGATAATAAATTAACTGTTATGTTGCAATGGGGCTGGAATTATCTGACTAGGGGGAGGGGCGCCCGTCTCATCACCGGCGAAATTACAGAAAATGATTTGATGAATAAGTCTTTTAGTAATCCTCATTATCCCATTGGTAAGAAGTTAAACAAATAG